CAGCCATAATGTGGTTTAGTCAATTCATCCAATTTTTCATGACTTTGTCAATCAACTTGTTCTTGATACATCTAAATCCTGTTTTAGTGTTTCTGTATCAATAAGGACTTTTAACAAATTAAAATCCTTTGGAGTCATTTTGACTCCATCCAAAATCAGCTTTGATAAATAGGACgtttatttcaaatcaaaatcacattttattggtcacatacacgtgtttagcaaatgttttgcaggtgtagcaaaatgcttgtgtttctagctccggcagtgcagtaatacctaacaagtaatatctaataatTTCACAAATCTAAGTATTTGAATGTAGGTTTCTCTGTAGACATGATCCATCCCACCAGAGGGTGGAGGGGCACCTGTATCAGTGGTTTTGACCAGATAGACACCTGCAGACACACAGTATAGTGCCTCCCATGTTCTCTCCTAAGATTGGACTTTCTATACCACGTATCACCTGACTGTGTACAAAACTGCCAATGATAGAAACCTCTTCCAGTGGTATACAGTGTATtcattaagtattcagaccccttcacttattccacatttagttacgttacagcctcattataaaatgtaatatatttttccccctcatcaacctacacacaataccccataataacaaaccaaaaacaggcttgaaatttttgcaaatgtctttacttaagtattcagaccctttactatgagactcaaaattgagctcagatgcatcctgattccattgatcatccttgagatgattctacaacttgattggagtccacctgtggtaaattcaataaattagacatggtttggaaaggcacacacctgtctatataaggtcccacagtttacagtgcatgtcagagcaaaaaccaagccatgaggtcgaaggaattgtcagtagagttctgagacaggaatgtgtcgaagcacagatctgtggaaaggtaccaaaaatgtctgtagcattgaCGGTCCCCATGAACACAATgaccgccatcattcttaaatggaagaagtttggaaccaccaataaatactctttctagagctggccacccggccaaactgagaaatcgggggagaagggccttggtcagggaggtgaacaagaacccgatgttcactctgacagagctccagatttcctctgtggagacgggagaaccttccagaaggacaacaatctctgcagcactccaccaatcaggccttaaagTAGCGATGATTAAATTGTCAACATTTATTTcaatggacaattctgtgaactgttcTGTGAAATGTGTTGGCTAGAGATGAtttgcaggagcttgcagggatttgtaggcATGTTGTCTACTtagatgctaattagcattttcgaatctgagagtagagagagacatccccattagttcctgccaaggcagcagctactctccctggggtttattatggatccccattagttcctgccaaggcagcatatactcttcctggggtttattatagatccccattagttcctgccaaggcagcagctactcttcctggggtttaatctggatccccattagttcctgccatggcagcatctactcttcctggggtttattatggatccccattagttcctgccaaggcagcagctactcttcctggggtttattatagatccccattagttcctgccaaggcagcagctactcttcctggggtttattatggatccccattagttcctgccaaggcagcagctactcttcctggggtttattatggatccccattagttcctgccaaggcagcagctactcttcctgggggtttattatggatccccattagttcctgccaaggcagcagctactctttctgggggtttaatatggatccccatcagttcctgccaaggcagcagctactcttcctggggtttattatagatccccattagttcctgccaaggcagcagctactcttcctggggtttattatagatccccattagttcctgccaaggcagcagctactcttcctggggtttattatggatccccattagttcctgccaaggcagcagctactcttcctggggtttattatggatccccattagttcctgccaaggcagcagctactcttcctgggggtttattatggatccccattagttcctgccaaggcagcagctactcttcctggggtttattatggatccccattagttcctgccaaggcagcagctactctttctgggggtttaatatggatccccatcagttcctgccaaggcagcagctactcttcctggggtttattatggatccccattagttcctgtcaaggcagcagctactcttcctggggtttattatagatccccattagttcctgccaaggcagcagctactctttctgggggtttaatatggatccccatcagttcctgccaaggcagcagctactcttcctgggggtttattatggatccccattagttcctgtcaaggcagcagctactcttcctggggtttattatggatccccattagttcctgccaaggcagcagctactcttcctggggtccagctaaaataaaggcagttataccattttaaaatcaTGACAATAAATTGACAACACACTGTGTCCTCAGTCACCTTGTCCCAGAGAggtttacatggttatcaaaacatcacaccaGGGTGAGTCTAAACAAAACACAGCCCTGTGGGGAAAATGAATGGAACCATCTCCCTGTTTGACCTCTAGTTGTTATGAATATTATGactctacagagacacacagtggaCGTGTCAAAATATGTTCCATTGATAAATCACACTTTATTTAACCTCAATGTCATCTTGTGTTTACATAGCTTTGTAGATTTTAGCTGTATATAGGATGTATTCTGGATGTTTTCAGTGTGTTTTTAACCCTTTCAGACAATGGATTAATCACaattaaaaatagtgcactaacaTTACACAAAGTGAACTCAAGTCTGACagcccaaacaaacacacacattctcagtcaaaaacacaagtcagaacacagcctctcgattctctcatgtgttttcaggttatctgactgggaaaatgtctttccacagtgagagcagtggtatgtcttctcctcctgtgtatttgtatgtattcCTTCATGCTCTTTCAGGTACCTTAACCGGGTAAATCTCtctccacactgggagcagcggTACATCTTcttacctgtgtgtgtcctctcatgcttgTTCAGGTTTCCTACCTGgccaaaactctttccacaatgggaaCATTGGAAAAGCTTTTCCCCTGTGTGTCCCCTCTCATGCGTTTGCAGGCTCCCTAACTGGGTAAACGTCATTCCACATTGGGAACAGTGgtatggcttctctccagtgtgtattctcttATGTGTTCTCAGGCTCCCTAACTGAGTAAAgcgctttccacactgggagcagtgatgTCGTCCTGCTGGTTTGGACGTCTCGGGGTCTGGTTTCCCTGAAGGACTCTTCCCGCTGTCAGAAggagagtctggtctctctcctgtcaaagACAAACAGATGATTTAATTAAACAGAGACctgaatgaaacctccacatgatAAAACTTCCTATGACGTTTAATCTAGACTAGATCCCTCAATCATCTGAAGTCAGTTTTTACAAGTGTTATTAAAGCCACTACAAAATGCAGGTCTCTGTGTGGTTCTTAGTCAGAGAGGCCTATagaatggtctagaatgtcattgtatgctgtagcgtttacACCAGTCCAGCCTACACTTGACACTCTAGCAATGATAAAGTACTTTATGATAACACGAAAATTAAATAAACGATTTGGTATCATTTGTATTATGGAAGATTGAATAAGTGTGCTTCAAACGGTTTGCTTGTAATGATTTGTAGCCATCGTCTCGACAACCTGTGCATGAGAGTCCATTCAACTCAGTTTCCCTACCTGAAAAAAACAGACATTCCGTAAAGTGTATTCGCGCACGCAAATTCAGGAAGAAACCGAAGAGCAGATGGCCTGACCGCGTTTTGCGACTGTCGGCTCACTTGACCGCAGTCAACGGTGGGCTGGAAATCGCCTCCAGTTTAATACAGTGGAATTGCAGTATTGAATGAAGGCAAGTCCATTCCGTGAGACATTTAAGTTGTGATTTTGGGTGCAAATCCATTAAAGTTTTGTTGTTGGCCAGCTTCTTGATGGTATTCACATCTTACAGTGTAGCTTTATCAATTCCTACATTAAAAAACGGCATTTAAGCTCAGAACCAGAGTAGAATGCCGTTTTAAAACCTCGTATCAGTTCAACAACTATTTTCAAGACAGGACTTACTGGTGTTACTCAgatcttctgtctcctcctcttcttccctctcctcctccttcaatATGACAGTTATCTCTCCTTCATTCACTCCAAAAAAAGTATAATggttttcttcctcttctttctgtgtaacagcctcaccctctacttcttcGTTTACTGTGACATCCTCCTCTTCAGTCTCCTCTTTCACGACAACGTTCAGCCAAATGCCTTCTTTCTCCTTCCAGCAGACCTCTTTTTTAGCAGGAGGGCAGCAGCTTGCTGAgctcatggtcggggatgttagccAGCTAACCTAGCTAGTTAGCGACTAGCCTAGTGATAGGCTCATTTATCAAGCCAGCTACCGTTACCTGACTAAACGGAAATATGACATGAAATGGGGAAACTAGTTAAAAGACAGAATTATGTTCCAAATACAGAAGTAAATATAGACCGAAGCAGTCTGAACAGCTTGAACGTTTCCGCTAGGAAGCTACCGAGGTGGCTGACTAGATGTTGTTGAAGAAGCGTCCCGTCCACTACATTATACGTCACTCTGATAGCATCGCCTGAAAAACGCATATCGCCATCTGTTGACTGGAGTGGTTAACGCAGATAAATGTTGATTTTATTTCCAGACAAAAAGTGCATTTTTACATTTCTTTCATTGAATAATAATAGAATAGTCAGACAACTGCAGATTTGTAATAAGTATGAATTTAAAACCTACTTCCACATTCTACCAACCCAACAGATGTTTCTACTACAGGGAATATTAACCAATGAGGTGGGTCTTTCCACATTCTACCAACCCAACAGATGTTTCTACTACCGGGAATATTAACCAATGAGGTGGGTCTTTCCACATTCTACCAACCCAACAGATGTTTCTACAGGGAATATTAACCAATGAGGTGGGTCTTTCCACATTCTACCAACCCTACAGATGTTTATACTATGAACACTTTCAGGTTAATTGAAGTTAAATTCCAAAAAGCCTAAACAGGTTTGgtcattatcaggtattggagcGTTGAAAGATGATGCACAACAACGGTTTCTTCCACGAAACCACGACAACAATAACCACCGCGGTCAAAATAACTGTAAAGTTATTCTCCATCGAAACGACTAccgctacaatcgacctgttcGCAACACATGGGTATTGGATCTAAACTCATTGATCTGTCAGTAAGCTATGTTTACATGGGTATTGGATCTGACCTCATTGATCTGTCAGTAAACTATGTTTACATGGTTATTGGGATCTGACCTCATTGATCTATCAGTAAGCTATGTTTACATGGGTATTGGATCTAACCTCATTGATCTATCAGTAAGCTATGTTTACATGGGTATTGGATCTAACCTCATTGATCTATCAGTAAGCTATGTTTACATGGGTATTGGATCTAACCTCATTGATCTGTCAGTAAGCTATGTTTGCATGGTTATTGGGATCTGACCTCATTGATCTATCAGTAAGCTATGTTTACATGGGTATTGGATCTAACCTCATTGATCTGTCAGTAAGCTATGTTTACATGGGTATTGGATCTAACCTCATTGATCTGCCAGTAAGCTATGTTTACATGGGTATTGGATCTAACCTCATTGATCTATCAGTAAGCTGTGTTTACATGGGTATTGGGATCTCAGCTATAATCTAATCCAGCAAAGGAGTCCCACCAGCTAGTAGTGTAACAAACCTTGCAGGAAAGTACTAGGTGGCTCTGGTGGAAGATCAGACCTCACCACCATTTGACTGATGTTGGGGGCGTGTCTGAAAACTCCCCGTGGGGTTCTTTAAAAGTCTTCCCCGGTTGTGGATCAGTGATCAAGACGTGTTTTAATGATGTGGTCAAACTGTTTACCAAGTGGGGAGTACTGAAGGAAGCATTGAACATGTTggtctggagggaggggaggtttgGGGAGTACTGAAGGAGGCATTGAACGTGTCggtctggagggaggggaggtttgGGGAGGACTGATGGAAGCATTGAACGTGTCggtctggagggaggggaggtttgGGGAATACTGAAGGAAGCATTGAACCTGTTggtctggagggaggggaggtttgGGGAGTACTGAAGGAAGCATTGAACGTGTCggtctggagggaggggaggtttgGGGAGTACTGAAGGAAGCATTGAACGTGTTggtctggagggaggggaggtttgGGGAATACTGAAGGAAGCATTGAACATGTTggtctggagggaggggaggtataACACTCATCCAGACAGTCCTCTGAGTAACCCCCctgtctgaaacactcatccagacAGTCCTCTGAGTAATCCCActgtctgaaacactcatccagacAGTCCTCTGAGTAACCCCACTGTCTATAACACTCATCCAGACAGTCCTCTGAGTAACCCCctgtctgaaacactcatccagacAGTCCTCTGAGTAACCCCctgtctgaaacactcatccagacAGTCCTCTGAGTAACCCCAgtctgaaacactcatccagacAGTCCTCTGGGTAACCCCACTGTCTGAAACGCTCATCCAGACAGTCCTCTGAGTAACCCActgtctgaaacactcatccagacAGTCAGCTTGTTCGTCATAGTCACTCTGTGTACCACAAAACCTGCGTATGCAACAGTATTGGCTGATGGAGGCTATTTTCTAGGGTTGTAGGTTGGAAGCTATCAGGGAATTCCTGTCCATCAGCCTCCTGTGTAGGTCTGTGATAAAGCCACCAATCTCCTTCTTAATCAAAATGTACAGATAACTTGATTCATGCGCATCAAAGGTGAGGGTGAATTTCAGAAAAAGAAGACGCTCTGGATTGATCactggagtcagatgtgaaggaggaggttgatcatcaggagtcagatgtgaaggaggaggttgatcatcaggagtcagatgtgaaggaggaggttgatcatcaggagtcagatgtgaaggaggttgatcatcaggagtcagatgtgaaggaggttgatcatcaggagtcagatgtgaaggaggttgatcatcaggagtcagatgtgaaggaggaggttggtcatcaggagtcagatgtgaaggaggaggttgatcataaggagtcagatgtgaaggcggaggttgatcatcaggagtcagatgtgaaggaggaggttgatcatcaggagtcagatgtgaaggaggaggttgatcatcaggagtcagatgtgaaggaggaggttgatcatcaggagtcagatgttaaggaggaggttgatcatcaggagtcagatgtgaaggaggaggttgttcatcaggagtcagatgtgaaggaggaggttgatcatcaggagtcagatgtgaaggaggaggttgatcatcaggagtcagatgtgaaggaggaggttgatcatcaggagtcagatgtgaaggaggaggttgatcatcaggagtcagatgtgaaggaggaggttgatcatcaggagtcagatgtgaaggaggaggttgatcatcaggagtcagatgtgaaggaggaggttgatcatcaggagtcagatgtgaaggaggaggttgatcatcaggagtcagatgtgaaggaggaggttgatcatcaggagtcagatgtgaaggaggaggttgatcatcaggagtcagatgtgaaggaggaggttgatcatcaggagtcagatgtgaaggaggaggttgatcatcaggagtcagatgtgaaggaggaggttgatcatcaggagtcagatgtgaaggaggaggttgatcatcaggagtcagatgtgaaggaggaggttgatcatcaggagtcagatgtgaaggtaggaggttgatcatcaggagtcagatgtgaaggaggaggttgatcatcaggagtcagatgtgaaggaggaggttgatcatcaggagtcagatgtgaaggaggaggttgatcatcaggagtcagatgtgaaggaggaggttgatcatcaggagtcagatgtgaaggaggaggttgatcatcaggagtcagatgtgaaggaggaggttgatcatcaggagtcagatgtgaaggaggaggttgatcatcaggagtcagatgtgatggaggaggttgatcatcaggagtcagatgtgaaggaggaggttgatcatcaggagtcagatgtgaaggaggaggttgatcatcaggagtcagatgtgaaggaggaggttgatcatcaggagtcagatgtgaagggaggaggttgatcatcaggagtcagatgtgaaggaggaggttggtcatcaggagtcagatgtgaaggaggaggttgatcatcaggagtcagatgtgaaggaggaggttgatcatcaggagtcagatgtgaaggaggaggttggtcatcaggagtcagatgtgaaggaggaggttgatcatcaggagtcagatgtgaaggaggaggttgatcatcaggagtcagatgtgaaggaggaggttgatggcCACATCAGtgaattgtactttttggagaaaagtcctctggtctgatgaaacaaatatagaactgtttggccataatgaccatcgttatgtttggaagaaaaagggagaggcttgcaaacCAAAGctcaccatcccaactgtgaagcatggaggtggcagcatcatgtttgtgggggtgttttgctgcaggggagactagtgcacttcacaaattagatggcatcatgaggtggggaaattatgtggatatattgaagcaacatgtaAAGACatgagttaaagcttggtcgcaaatgggtcttccaaatggacaatgaccccaagcatgcttccaaagttgtggcaaaatggcttaaggacaacaaagttaaggtaagaaattttaacattcattacagacgtcaattgttgtacagcatcatggctacgctgttggcatcaccttttacagtggatttctgctgttgtgggcctttaaccatctgtctgacttgttgtttacacaggagagagatgtgactatcgtggatcctctggggagcctcaacatcATGATGCcaacgaggcagagaagagtctctccagttTATATCACCTCAAGAAACACCCACAGGGAATAAATCTCACTGCTTCTCTGACTGTGGGGAAGGTTGCAAATCTTCATCAGAACTTAAAGAAGATCAGAATTACTTAAAGAAGATCAGAATCACTAAAAGTGAATTcatactggagagaaaccttatagctgtgatcaatgtgggaagagttttactcagtcaagcTGCCTGAAAActcaccagagaatacacactggagagaaaccttatatacctgtgatcaatgtgggaagagttttactcagtcaagcTGCCTGAAAActcaccagagaatacacactggagagaaatcttatatacctgtgatcaatgtgggaagagttttactcagtcaagcTGCCTGAA
This portion of the Oncorhynchus clarkii lewisi isolate Uvic-CL-2024 unplaced genomic scaffold, UVic_Ocla_1.0 unplaced_contig_1599_pilon_pilon, whole genome shotgun sequence genome encodes:
- the LOC139402770 gene encoding gastrula zinc finger protein XlCGF7.1-like translates to MSSASCCPPAKKEVCWKEKEGIWLNVVVKEETEEEDVTVNEEVEGEAVTQKEEEENHYTFFGVNEGEITVILKEEEREEEEETEDLSNTRERPDSPSDSGKSPSGKPDPETSKPAGRHHCSQCGKRFTQLGSLRTHKRIHTGEKPYHCSQCGMTFTQLGSLQTHERGHTGEKLFQCSHCGKSFGQVGNLNKHERTHTGKKMYRCSQCGERFTRLRYLKEHEGIHTNTQEEKTYHCSHCGKTFSQSDNLKTHERIERLCSDLCF